TTGCCGTTGGCATGATTCATGGATTTGGCGCGGAAACTCCTACACAAATTATTCTGTTTACCACAGCAGCCGGGTTAGGCAATCTGTTCGGCGGATTAACCGTTGTAATGTTTTTTGTCATCGGACTGATATTTTCCACGTCCATCATTGCTCTTTTCTCCACTTTAGGATACTTAAAGGTAAGAGCGAAAAGCAAACTGTTTACGGGCGTAATCAGCGCCACCTCGTTATACAGCCTGATCGTTGGATGTATCCTGATTGGTGGACATGTAACATAGCACGACTTGGCATCTTTGATGCCAAAGCGTGACTTGTGCCCCTTGGGTACTTGCCCCCATGCGGGGATCTGTACAACTACGGCAACAAGTTGCCAAGTTGTACATCATGCCCCTTGAGCGCTTGCCCCGTTTTTCTGATTCGATTTGTTATGTCACACCTGGCAGAAAAACAGATAGATAGGGAGTAATGCGCTTAAGATGAGCGAATACGCCAAATTCCAGCGGATCGACAACCGAAACACATCCACCTGGAGGAAAACGGATAGCAAATTGTTGACCGCCGTAGCCGGCGAAATCGTATTGGAAATCCCCCAGCTGCCCAATAACAGCAGCGCAAAATGTAGCGGCGTCATGCCAATGGAGGCAGGATTCACCCCCAAAATAAGAATCGTCATCAGGATAATCGGGTGGATACCGAGGAGTGCTGTGATTAACGCCAACAACAAAGTGAAAACAGAGAACCAAACGGCAGCAGCCCCGTGAAAAAACGCCAACAGCTCCGGCACATAATCCCCAACCTGCGACTGACCAATCGCACCGCTAAAAAACCCGGCTGCCAAAAACAGAACGATCTCCTTCCGCAAACCGGGCAGCGAAACATGTACATGACGATGCAACCCTTCCCGGTAGTCTGCCAGCGAACCGGTCAATCGACACCAAATGAGCGGGTATAACACCGATACAAAACAGATAATGATCACGATCGGCAGCGACAAAAAAGTCTCTGGCAGCAGTACGAAAACGGTTGCGGACAGCAAATAAAAAGCCAGATGTCCTATCGGCCGCATCGAAACAGGAGAAGGTGGACGCATCGTTTCGGGACGAGCCGCAGTTGCCAACTCTTCAACCGCACTGCCGTTTCTGTCATCAAACAACAGCTCAGTTTCAACCGCTTCCTCCCCAACCGTTCGCTTCGCGTTTGCCCACTCGATCAAAAAGCTGACCGTAAAGCTGATCCATACAAATCCAATCGCATAGGGAAACAGCTGCACCCATGCAACGCCCAAATTGGAAGTAACCAACGCCATTGCGGCAAAATAGGGCGACCAATAGAGCGACGTAGTGTACCCACGATTTAACGCGGCTGCCAGAAGTCGCTTCGAGCGAACCCTTGGATTCACAGAAGCCAGGTCATACACGACAGAAACGGTTCCGATATTCAGGACAACCCCCAACAAGTGTGTTAACAGTTGAGTACCCAGAAAAAAAGAATTTTTCTTCCGAATGTGAGAGCGATACATTTCCTGCAGGGCATCGGCATACCTGCGGGAACGTACTGGAATGCCAAACAACGGAGCAAACACAAACAGCATAACGATCGCCACATTAAGAGACAGCACTTTCGACCATGTGATTAGCGGAACATGCAAGTGAAGCAAAATGGCTGCTCCGCAAACCAGGAAAAGCAAACTCAGAAAAAGTGTAATTCCGCGAGAAACAGTAAGAAATTTTACGATTACCAAAACAACAAGAACTCCCAGCGCCACCTGAAACGAAACCCATTCCGTTAGTTGGGACGTTATGTAGACAAGCGCAAGCAACATCAACAATCCCAAATCTACTCGACTTCCAACCGCTTCCATCTGTTCACCCGATTCATGAATCAACTGTCAATTTTGCTGTGCAATTTTATAAAATTCCCCAATCTGTCACATACTGGTGATGTTTGTTATTTAAAGGAGTCAATTGGAGGTTTTTCATGCAACTGCAAAAGCTGGGACTGCTGTCCATTTTGTTGCTGACCGCTCTGGTTGTGCCCGATACTGTTTTGGCACCTCCTGCGCCGTTGGCGCCTGCCGTGATGGCACATGAAAATGGCAAATCCTCAGCGGTCAATGGAACTCCCATTCCAACAGATTTGTTTACATGGCCTGTTCCTGTAACAAAAGAAATTTCATCCGATTATGGATGGCGATTTATCAACGGACAGAAAGAATTTCACACCGGAATTGACGTGGCCGCCGATTACGGCGACCCAATCGATGCGTCCGCAGATGGTGTCGTGTTGTATGCCGGTCCGGCAGAGGGGTTTGGCAACTGGATTGTGATTAAACACCGGCACGGTCTGATGACCATCTATGGCCATATGTACCGAAAGGATATTGAAGTAAAGCCCGGACAGGCTGTGAAAAAAGGGCAAGAGATCGGACGCGTGGGCGCTGCCGGTCAGTCGGACGGTCCGCACCTGCACTTTGGAATTGCGACCGGTATCAAGGGGGATACGATGATAACCGTAAACCCGTGGAACTTTTTGCCTCACCTTCGCTAGGTCTCACTAAGGAGTTGTTTTATGGAAATCGCAAAAGTGGACACGTTTCCTCTGCTGTACCGTCTTACCCATCCTTACGGGGACGCGAACGGATATAAAAAATACCGTTCCTGTTTCCTGATTCGCATCACCACCCGTTCCGGCATCGAGGGATGGGGCGAAGTGATCGACTGGCTGCCCGTTTTGGAAAAAGGGTTTCGGGAGCGCATTATCCCATTTTTGATCGGTAAAAAAGCAACCGATCGTCTGTCGCTTGTCAAGATCATCAAAAAGTGGCACCAGCGGTCGGCTTCCGGCGTAAGTCAAGCGCTGACGGAAATCGCCGCCAAATCGGCCGGTTTTTCCATTTGTGAAATGTGGGGCGGGAGTTGGCGGTCCTCTATCCCTCTATATGCATCTTTCCAGTCGTACAGCGATACTCCCGACTGGATCAATCGTTCGCTTCATTTAGTGGAAAAAGCGGCAGCAGACGGATTCGACCAAATCAAAGTCAAAATAGGCGGCCGCTCTTTTGCCGAAGATCAATCACATATCCTGGCGCTGCAGCGTCAATTCGGCGGCACACTGCAAGTGGCGCTGGATGCCAATCAAAGCTATGATGCAGCAACTGCACGACAATGGGAGCGACTGTTTTCCGAATGGTCGAACTGGCTGTGGATAGAAGAGCCGATTCCCATGAACCAGGTGCAAGATTACAAGTTGCTGCGCGCTAGTCTGTCAGTTCCCGTGTCGGGTGGAGAGAATCTGAAATCTGTTGCCGATTTTCTGCCGTTGTTGGAGACCCGCGCGATCGATATACTCAATCCGGACGTGATGCATATGGACGGGATCGACGGTTTTCGCGAATCGCTCCAGTTGGCCCGCCACTTCGGACTGCGGGTTTCCCCCCACTCCTATGACGGAGGACTGTGCCGCCTGTACACCTTGTTTGCGCAGGCTTGTCTGCCCGCCTGGAGCAAAATGAACGATGATAGTATCGAGCCGGTCGAATGGGACGTTATGGAAAATCCGTTTACATCGATCGTTCCTTTACAACCGGAAAACGGTCATGTAACCCTGCCGCAAGGAATCGGCATTGGCATCGAACTTGATTTGTCCATCCTCGAAAAATACCGTTGGGACGGCCGAACATACGTATAAGTGCGAGAATCCGTCCCAACCGCTTTTCGTTACACGAATCAAACTTAAATCCCAAAATTTTGTTGTGTACGCTGCAATGCCTGCTGCGCTTCCTGAACAATCCCGTCAATCAGCTGTTTGACAGACGGAACGTCGTGGATTAAGCCGACCGATTGCCCGCAAGACCAAATCCCGCCATCGTTCACATCGCCCTCGTTATACACCTTCTTGCTGCGCTGTCCGGAAATATAAGGCAGCAGCTCTTGCAAGGTCGCTCCTTCTTTCTCCAGTTCATCCACTTTACGGCTTACGTTGTTCAACGCCACGCGAGAAGCAGAGCCGATCGCCCGTTGAATGACGATGGTCGAGTTTTCGTCCGATTCGACCATCCAACGTTTTACGTCCGGATGAATGGGAGCTTCTTTGGTCGCCATGAAACGGGTTCCCATGATGATCCCTTCTGCCCCTAAAGCCAGCGCCGCCAATAACCCCCGTCCGTCAGCAAAACCGCCGCCGGCAATTACCGGTATTTTTACCTTTTCTGTCGCTTTAGCTACCATCACAAGTGTTCCCACATCGCTCATACCGGGGTGTCCGCCTGTTTCGTTGCCGACCACACAAACCGCATCTACCCCGATTTTTTCGGCGGATGCTGCATATCGGGCACCCGGCACCTTATGAATCACAACCACGTTATTGTCTTTCAATCTTTGAATAATTGGCTCCGGGCTGCGACCGCTCGTTTCCACGATTCGCACGCCCTCTTCCAACAGCACATCGATATACTGGTCATTCGGCGTTTCGGTTGTGCTTGGGAACAGGTTCAGGTTGACAGCAAACGGTTTTTTCGTCAGTGACTTCACCTTTTGAATCTCTTTTCGCAAGTCTTCCACAGTGGGCTGCGTCTTCGACGTAATCGTGCCCAAGCCGCCCGCCTCCGAAACAGCAGCCGCCAGTTCGGCACGCCCCACCAGAAACATGCCGCCGCACATAATCGGATATTCAATGCCAAGCAGTTCTGTCATTCTTGTTTTGATCAATTTGCTTCCCCTCCACAGGCTTAGTTTCGGGTACGGGGCGGACGAATCACGTGACCGCTTTTTACATGCAGCACCCCGTCAGTCGTCAGGCGCACTTCCGGCAAATGAGTGGCCGATATGAACAACATCGTAAAAATCGGGTCATAATGCGTATGCCCCCGTTCCTTCAGCAGCCGAATTAGCGTTTGCACCTGAAGAATAAGCGGTTCCAACTCCTGTTCCGCCATCGCCCCGGCCAGCGGGAGTTCCATTTCAAAAAGGATCTGGCCATTCTCGACAATCACGACACCGCCACCGATCTCAAGCACCCGGTTGACCGCTTGGGCCATGGATGCGCGATCACGGCCAAACGTGAAAATTCCAATTGAAGCCGTGTTCGAGCAGGCAAAACCGTCCATCCGATCCGCCATACCCGTCAAATTCGCTTCCACAATCGAATGCTCATTCACCAGCGCCGCATGCAGCACCGTGCGGTCCCCGGCATCCTCCAACAGTCGGGTAATCGCCGGATTTTCCAAATGAATGATCGGCAAATTTTCTTCTCTTGTAAAATCGGATTCGGCAACACGCCAATTTACCTGCAACTTGCCCATTCCGTTTGTCTGCCAATCCACTCCTGGCCAACTTTCCAGCAGATTGCCGGATCGTGCCACCCAGCGCCCTTCTGCCATCACTGCGATCGGCGTCGGTTCCCGGAGATCTTCCAGCACCAGAATATCGGCCAAACGCCCCGGCGCAATCCCCCCGATTTCACCGTCCAATCCATAATAAGTCGCCGGATTGATCGTCACTGTTTGGTACGCCACGATCGGATCCATACCGTTGTTCATCGCCACCCGAAGCAGTTCGTCCGTAAATCCTTCCGCCAAAAAAGCAGGGGTTGAACCATCTGTTGTCATCATGATCCGTTTCGTATCACCGTGATACCCGGCCAGTCCCTGTACAATTTCGGGAAGATCCGGCCGCAGCGAACTGTAGCGCAGCGTCGTCCAATATCCAATTCGCAGCCGCCGGATGACTTCCTCCGCCGTCATCGCTTCATGTTCAGCCGTTAGCCCGCCAGCCGCCAGCATCGATAAGGTTTCCAGCGAAGCGCCCGGCAAATGCCCCTCAATCCGTTTTCCCATTTGCATCGTCTGCAGCAAGTTTTCAGCAATCTGTGTGTCTCCGTTTAACAACTGCGGCCAGGCGGTCAACTCACCGGCCTGTACCACTAAAGGATGGGCAAGCAGCCGTTTCATCCGTTCCGGCGCAAAAAACGGACGCAGATCTTCCGCCTCTGTTTGCGGGTCCACCCGCGCACTCCACAACATTTTGATCGGCCACGTTCCCATCTGTTCGATCAATTCCAAAAACCGGTCCAGTTCGACCCGCAAATACAAGCCCATATTATCGTTCACCATCGCTGTGGTGCCGCGCGGTAATACAAATCGGGCCAATGTGGTCGGGTTGTATGTATTAAATGGGTGGCAGTGCGGTTCGATATAACCGGGACACAAAAAACGGCCCTCCAGATCCACCGTTTTCGTCTCAGGTCCAACCATCGCATCTGACATTCCCACGTAGGCGATATGCTTCCCTTTAACCGCCACGTTCACTTCCTGCAGTTCACCGGTATACACATTTATGACTGTTGCCCCTCGCAGGTATAAATCGGCTTTCACTTTTCCCTTTGCTACGCCAAGAATGGCAAAATACGCATCCGGCTCTACCGGACGAAGTCTCTGTTGCATCGATAGCCCCCCCTTGTCAATAGATTACCAGAAAAATCGGTAAAACGCCTACAAAAATAGGACAGCCTGCTGGCTTTACCTTCTCAGTGTCCAATACCGATTTCCCCCCATAAAAAAACCAACCTTCCCGAATTGAGCTGCTTCCTCCATCCGGTTGAAAGCTTGTTTAAATTGATTCAGCGGATACATTTGATCCAGTACCGGTTTAATTTGGTGAGCTTCCATAAACTGGAGCATTTCTTTATACTCTTCCGCACTGCCCATTGTCGAACCAAGGAGGTTATACTGCCCATAGAAAAACTTGCGAATATTGATTTGAATGTCATCTCCGGCTGATGCTCCAAAGGTAACAACGGTACCTCCTGGACGCAGCTGATCGAGCGACTTATTGAACGTAGCGGCTCCAATGCTCTCAATCACGAGATCCACTTTTTCTCCACCAAGTGCTTGATTCCAATCTTCATTGCTGTCAATCGCTTTGTCAGCTCCAAGTTCCAGGGCCCTCTTACATTTTTCTTGAGAACGGGAAGTAACATATACCGTTGCTTTTGCAGCTTTTGCAAATTGCAGTAAAAACGTCGCTACCCCGCTTCCAATTCCCGGAATAAGCACTGTCATACCGGCCCGCAGACGGCCTCTTGTGAACAATGCCCGGTAAGCAGTGAGGGCAGCCAATGAAAAAACGCCCGCTTCTTCCCAGTCTAGATATTGAGGTTTCTGTACCACATTGTCAGCGGGAACGACAACCTGTTCCGCAAACGTACCATGATCAGGAAGACCAAGAATCTCAAAACCTTCAGGCGGTGCATCGCTTTTTTCTTTCCATCCGATGCCGGGGTTAATCACCACTTCATCTCCAACTTGAACGTTCTGCACTCCTTCTCCCACGGCATCGATCACCCCCGCGCCGTCTGAACCGATAATTAACGGCGGGTCGGTTGGTTTGTGGCGGTTCAGGACAAATAAATCGCGATGATTCAAGCCTGCCGTTTTCAGTTTTACCCTTACCTCTCCTGCTTTTGGCAGTATATCCGGCATCTCGCGGTAAGAAAGTCCGTCAAAACCTGTTTTCTCTGTGTGGACCAGTGCCTTCATCGAATCACCCCAATTTTTGATTGAGTAAATTTCTCACAATGAACCTCCCTATTTTCAAAAATGTGGAGGTTAATTTAGACGGTATTTGTGTCAACGGGAGATAAGAAGGCTCATCGCCGTTTGAAATTCCGTTGTGATTTGAACATTTTTCATGATGGCCTGGGTTTCCAACAAAGTAATCACTTGCGCCAATATCGTCCGCACGTCTTTCTTCTCAAATTCAATAGCATGCGGCTTCGCAAGAATCAAAAGTTCACTAAGAATTAATTCAATTCGCGAGATTTCAGACGACATAATATCAAAATACTCTTTTTTCACAACCAAGTCGGTTTTCATCAATTGAATGAATCCTTTTATAGCTGTAATTGGATTCCGGATCTCGTGAGCGACTCCCGCAGCCAATTGTCCCACCACAGACAATTTTTGAGTGTTTTGAAGGAGTTCCTGGGCTTTCTTCCACTCGGTTCCTAAGTGTAACGGACCACCCATCAACATTCCCTTTTGCGTCTCGAACGGGGGAAACAGACAGCATTACATATACACTTTTCCCGTATAATCTTCCCCTGAATATCAAAAATAAAATCGGATCCCCGTTGTATTCAATAAAGGGATATATCATTCCTTTTTTAAGAATTTTGGGATTATATAAACTGACAGAATCGGGTGTTTGGTTATAGGCAAACAGGCCGGAGACATTCTCCGGCCCCTTCCTTAATGAAACGGTAAGCTACTTGCAAGCCTTGACCTTGGCCGTTTTATCCCTGCAGGTTCCATCGGCAATGTCAGCTTTGTTAAGTAAAGTCCGTAACCAAACAAAGAAGGGACCAGAGAAAATCCCAGCCATCCACTTTAACGCTGTATTGTATGTAGAGTGTTGCAAATAGGTGAGTGACGCAGCTAAAAAAATAATTCAATAGACTATAATGTTTGTCCCTTACAAAATTCTTCTAAAAGAATAAAGTATAGTGAGGTTTAAATAGAACACCTCAGAGAGGGGGGGGGAAAAAATGGGCGATTGCTTCTACGGTGACGGTTATGGTGGTGGCTTCCGTGGCCCGACATTCCGCCAACGTTTGCGCGGTCTTGCGCGGTCTTCTACTCTGGTTACGGTCAGTGTCAACGGACTTACATTTACAGGGCGTATTATAGCGGTCGATATCGACAACTTCGAAATGGTTCTGACTACTGCTACCGCCGGTTTCCCTGCAGGTTCCATCGTCAATGTCAGCTTTAGAGAACTCAATGCAGTAGCGGTTGTAGTTTAATCCCAACCAAACCCACATCTACTTTAAGGATCGAAGATTTCCTTCGATCCGTTTTATTTATGGATGATCCTCTTCACGCGCCCCACTCGGCCGTCGGTAAGCCGCACTTTAATCCCATGCGGATGCTGGGGCGACTTAGTCAAAATATCCTTTACGATTCCTCGGGTGAGATTACCCGTGGTCAGAGGGACGGATTCTTATATTCTTCAGTATTTTATTTTTTCAGCAGATTTTGCATTACTTTCTCCATTTGATCCGCATTCATCGCCCCGGTAATACGATCAACGATCATCCCGTCCGGATTGATTGAAACCGTTGTTGGAATGCCGAGGACCTGGTACAGATTGGACACCTGTCCTTCTTCATCCAGCAAAATTGGATATTTTACGTGAAATTCTTGTAAAAACGACTGCACGTCTTTTGCATCCGATTCACTCGAAGTCAAATTGATGCCGACAAACGTGATCTGATCTTTGTAGGTTTCCGATTTTTTTACCAAATCGGGCATTTCCTGACGACACGGTCCGCACCAGGAGGCCCAGAAGTTAATCAAAACCGGTTTGCCGCGTAAATCGCTCAAACGGACCGTCTGGCCCGCCATATCCCGCAAAGCAAAATCGGGAGCCATCTTACCCGGCTGCGGGGAAACTGCCGGTTGCGAAGTATTCGGTTGCCCGGCTGACTGCTGTTGCGTTGGCTGCTGAGCCGACTGTTGCGAATTCGACTGTTGACCAGCAGACGGTTGCATTTTTGATTCCGGTGTCTGTCCGGCGGTTGATTTCCCTTTTGTCGTTTGCGAAAACACGGTAAACACCACCAACCCCACCACCAACACGATGCTAAAAAGCAGCTTCCAATTTTTCATGTTCAGCCTCCTGCTGTTCGTTTCGTTCGCTATAACAAACTATTAAATCCAAATAGTTGAATCAAGTATTTGGTGATATCCGTCATTTTATTTGTGTACAATAAAACCCCCATCACAACCATGATACCGCCGCCGACTCGGGCAAGTGCGCCGGCGTATTTCATCAACCATCGAACGGAGCCCAGCGTAAAAGCCAAAATCAGGAACGGAATAGCAAATCCCAACGAATACGCCACCATCATCCAGGCACTGTTTACCGGATCGGTCGCGGCAAGCAATATGACAGATGACAGAATCGGTCCGATGCAAGGCGTCCACCCTGCCGAAAAAGCAATTCCCACCAACACCGAGCCGAGATAACCGGCCGGTTTGTTCCGCATATGCCACTTCCTCTCTTTCATCAGGTACTCCCATTTGATAAAGCCGACCATGAATAGTCCCATTACGATAATCAATATCGCTCCAATTTGCCGGATCAGATCCTTATAATTATAGAACAATTGTCCAATGAAACCCGCACCGGTCCCCAATGCTACAAAGATAATCGAGAAACCAAGCACAAAGAAAAGCGAATGAACAAGCGCCGTTTTACGAACCCCAACCTGGTCCCGATCTCCCTGCATTTGATTGTAAGAGATACCTGTAATATACGAGATATAAGAAGGATATAAAGGCAGACAGCAGGGGGATAGAAAAGAAAGGAGTCCTGCCGCAAACGCGATCCATACGTTCAAATTCGTTCCGTCCAACACAACAATCACCCCATCCGGTTTCCTGTTCCCATTATAAACCAACCATGGTGAATTTTCTGTGAAGATCCGCTCTTAAAATCCAGAACACCATATGTTTCAGCCGGTTGTATTTACTGGAAAAATCGGGGATGCTATGGCACGAGGTGATTTTGTGCAGATCGCATCCCTTTCGTTTGGACGCCCCTTGTGGGTGTTGTTGAGCGGAATTTTATTTACCCATCTCGGCTATTATTTGATTTTGCCGCTGCTAACGATTATTTTAACCAATCAGAAAGGAATCTCCGTAAGCCAAGTGGGGCTGATACTGGGAACCGGCTCCGTTACCTATCTGATCGGCAGCCTTTTGGGCGGCTGGTTGAACGATCGGATCGGCCAACGACGGACATTGGTGCTGGGGCTTTTGCTGCGTGCAATCGGTCTGCTCGGCTACGGTTTTGTATCGACTCTCCCGCTCTTATTTATAGTGTCTACGATTACCGGCATCGGCGGCGGGATATACACACCACCAGCCAAATCGGGGATTGCTCTTTACGCTTCAGGGGAAAACAAAACGACCGCCTTCTCATTCCGCGGCATTGCCGCCAATATTGGGGTGACAGCCGGCCCCCTGCTCGGTGCCTGGCTGGTTTCCGGGTCCACATTAAGTCTGTTTATCGCCGCATCAGTCATCTATTTCGGTATGGCATTGTCCCATCAATTCCTGCTTCCGGCCGACATCGCCCGAGCAGATGCCAATCAAAGCGCAGGATTCTCAATCGAAATCCTGCAAGATCGCCCCTTCTTGTTGTTCAGCCTTGTGACCATTGTGACGTGGGCGCTTTACGCACAGTTTACTTTCTCAATCCCGCTGCGGGCGGCTGAAATCATGCCCAGTCCGCAAAAAGTGGCGCTCCTTTGGTCGATTACAAGCGTCCTGATTATTTTCCTGCAGGCGCCCATCACCCGTTACACGTCGCGGGTCTGGCATCCTCTCACCGTGTTGGCAAACGGCATGCTGTTAATGGGGATCGGTTTAGGGAGCGTAATGTGGTCAAGCCAATTTTTCCATTTGTTGATCAGTGTTACGATTTTCACGTTTGGTGAAATGCTGATCATGCCGACTGTCGATACGGTCGTATCCGAATTGGCCAAACCGGAAGCGATCGGCACCTATTTCGGCATCGCCTCGTTTGTCTGGGGAGCAGGAGAAGCATTGGGGAATATGGGCGGTGGCCAGATCATGACGCTCTCCAAAAACTGGAACGCCCCTTATCTGCCCTGGATTGTTTATGCGGCAGTTTGTGTCGGGACCGCCTTGGCCTACTACGTGCTGCGATCATGGCCTGCCCTTGCAGAGCCGCTGTCAGAAGCAGTCAAAGAACGGACGCACCCTACACGTTCTCCGTCTGTGTCATGGCGGAAGAAAGAAAAGTTAAAGAGAAATGAATAGAATGAAAACAAGCCCCTCTCTAAGCCGACAACTTAAAGAGGGGCATGCCCGTTATTCAACCGCTTCATACAACAGATCGGCGATATGGACAGCCCGCATTTGGCCTTCCAAACCGGCCCGTTGAATGCCGGCCCGCATCTGCAGCAGACAGCCCGGATTGGAAGTAACCACCAGATTCGCTTTGGTGCCTTCCACCTGTTTCATTTTGCCGTCCAGTATCTGCATCGACATGTCAAAATTGGTCAGGTTGTAAATGCCCGCCGAACCGCAGCAGCGATCCGCTTCCGGCAGTTCGACATATTCGATGCCGGGGATGCTTTGAATCAGTTCGCGCGGCTGCAGCCGTATCTTTTGGCCATGCGCCAGGTGGCAGGAGTCTTGATACGTAACCCGGTATGGCAGCGAGCGCATTTTCGGCACAGGCAGAGTCGCCAGCAATTCATTCATATCCCGCTGTGCGGCGACAAAACGCTCGGCCCGTTCCTCCCACTCCGGATCCCCGTGGAACCAGTGATGGTATTCTTTCAGGGCAGCCCCGCAGCCTCCCGCGTTGTTGATCAAGACATCAATCCCGGACTGTTCAAACGCTTCGATGTTCTGCTTGGCCAACTGTTTGGCTTCCTGTTTATCGCCCGCATGAGCGTGCAGAGCGCCGCAGCAGGTTTGTCCCTCCATATACACCACGTCGCAGCCGAACGCAGACAGCAATTTGGCGGTTGCTTCGTTCGTATCGAAAAACATGACGTCCATCACGCAACCGGTAAACAGACCGACTGTCAGGCGTTTTTCGCCTTTGGCCGGCAGCATCCGTTTTCTTTCCTTACGGGCGGCAGGCGATGCCACTTCCGGCACCGCTTTTTCCATTTCCGCCATGCTTTTGGGCAGCAGCTTCATCAGTCCGCTGCTGCGAGCCAAGCGGCGCAATCCCGATCTTTGATAAAAATAGAGCAGACGGCTGACCTGTTCCATTCGTTTCGCTTGCGGAATCAGTTTCTTCATCGCCACATGGCGGATAATGCGGGTAATCAGCGGACGTTTCCGGTTTTCTTCCACTACTTCGCGAGCGCCTTCCAAAAGCGTTCCGTATGGCACGCCCGCCGGACAGGCCGTTTCACAGGCGCGGCAGCCCAAACAGAAATACATATCAGAATCAAACTTCTCGCTCACATCCAGTTGGCCAGTTGCCACCGCTTTCATCATCGCAATGCGACCGCGTGGCGATGCCGTTTCCCTGCCTGTCTCCCGGTAAGTGGGACAGGCCGACAGGCAGAATCCGCAGCGCATGCAGTT
The sequence above is a segment of the Effusibacillus dendaii genome. Coding sequences within it:
- a CDS encoding TlpA family protein disulfide reductase, coding for MKNWKLLFSIVLVVGLVVFTVFSQTTKGKSTAGQTPESKMQPSAGQQSNSQQSAQQPTQQQSAGQPNTSQPAVSPQPGKMAPDFALRDMAGQTVRLSDLRGKPVLINFWASWCGPCRQEMPDLVKKSETYKDQITFVGINLTSSESDAKDVQSFLQEFHVKYPILLDEEGQVSNLYQVLGIPTTVSINPDGMIVDRITGAMNADQMEKVMQNLLKK
- a CDS encoding NAD(P)H-dependent flavin oxidoreductase, which translates into the protein MIKTRMTELLGIEYPIMCGGMFLVGRAELAAAVSEAGGLGTITSKTQPTVEDLRKEIQKVKSLTKKPFAVNLNLFPSTTETPNDQYIDVLLEEGVRIVETSGRSPEPIIQRLKDNNVVVIHKVPGARYAASAEKIGVDAVCVVGNETGGHPGMSDVGTLVMVAKATEKVKIPVIAGGGFADGRGLLAALALGAEGIIMGTRFMATKEAPIHPDVKRWMVESDENSTIVIQRAIGSASRVALNNVSRKVDELEKEGATLQELLPYISGQRSKKVYNEGDVNDGGIWSCGQSVGLIHDVPSVKQLIDGIVQEAQQALQRTQQNFGI
- a CDS encoding M23 family metallopeptidase gives rise to the protein MQLQKLGLLSILLLTALVVPDTVLAPPAPLAPAVMAHENGKSSAVNGTPIPTDLFTWPVPVTKEISSDYGWRFINGQKEFHTGIDVAADYGDPIDASADGVVLYAGPAEGFGNWIVIKHRHGLMTIYGHMYRKDIEVKPGQAVKKGQEIGRVGAAGQSDGPHLHFGIATGIKGDTMITVNPWNFLPHLR
- a CDS encoding zinc-binding dehydrogenase, encoding MKALVHTEKTGFDGLSYREMPDILPKAGEVRVKLKTAGLNHRDLFVLNRHKPTDPPLIIGSDGAGVIDAVGEGVQNVQVGDEVVINPGIGWKEKSDAPPEGFEILGLPDHGTFAEQVVVPADNVVQKPQYLDWEEAGVFSLAALTAYRALFTRGRLRAGMTVLIPGIGSGVATFLLQFAKAAKATVYVTSRSQEKCKRALELGADKAIDSNEDWNQALGGEKVDLVIESIGAATFNKSLDQLRPGGTVVTFGASAGDDIQINIRKFFYGQYNLLGSTMGSAEEYKEMLQFMEAHQIKPVLDQMYPLNQFKQAFNRMEEAAQFGKVGFFMGGNRYWTLRR
- a CDS encoding adenine deaminase C-terminal domain-containing protein is translated as MQQRLRPVEPDAYFAILGVAKGKVKADLYLRGATVINVYTGELQEVNVAVKGKHIAYVGMSDAMVGPETKTVDLEGRFLCPGYIEPHCHPFNTYNPTTLARFVLPRGTTAMVNDNMGLYLRVELDRFLELIEQMGTWPIKMLWSARVDPQTEAEDLRPFFAPERMKRLLAHPLVVQAGELTAWPQLLNGDTQIAENLLQTMQMGKRIEGHLPGASLETLSMLAAGGLTAEHEAMTAEEVIRRLRIGYWTTLRYSSLRPDLPEIVQGLAGYHGDTKRIMMTTDGSTPAFLAEGFTDELLRVAMNNGMDPIVAYQTVTINPATYYGLDGEIGGIAPGRLADILVLEDLREPTPIAVMAEGRWVARSGNLLESWPGVDWQTNGMGKLQVNWRVAESDFTREENLPIIHLENPAITRLLEDAGDRTVLHAALVNEHSIVEANLTGMADRMDGFACSNTASIGIFTFGRDRASMAQAVNRVLEIGGGVVIVENGQILFEMELPLAGAMAEQELEPLILQVQTLIRLLKERGHTHYDPIFTMLFISATHLPEVRLTTDGVLHVKSGHVIRPPRTRN
- a CDS encoding mandelate racemase/muconate lactonizing enzyme family protein, giving the protein MEIAKVDTFPLLYRLTHPYGDANGYKKYRSCFLIRITTRSGIEGWGEVIDWLPVLEKGFRERIIPFLIGKKATDRLSLVKIIKKWHQRSASGVSQALTEIAAKSAGFSICEMWGGSWRSSIPLYASFQSYSDTPDWINRSLHLVEKAAADGFDQIKVKIGGRSFAEDQSHILALQRQFGGTLQVALDANQSYDAATARQWERLFSEWSNWLWIEEPIPMNQVQDYKLLRASLSVPVSGGENLKSVADFLPLLETRAIDILNPDVMHMDGIDGFRESLQLARHFGLRVSPHSYDGGLCRLYTLFAQACLPAWSKMNDDSIEPVEWDVMENPFTSIVPLQPENGHVTLPQGIGIGIELDLSILEKYRWDGRTYV
- a CDS encoding cytochrome c biogenesis CcdA family protein; the encoded protein is MLDGTNLNVWIAFAAGLLSFLSPCCLPLYPSYISYITGISYNQMQGDRDQVGVRKTALVHSLFFVLGFSIIFVALGTGAGFIGQLFYNYKDLIRQIGAILIIVMGLFMVGFIKWEYLMKERKWHMRNKPAGYLGSVLVGIAFSAGWTPCIGPILSSVILLAATDPVNSAWMMVAYSLGFAIPFLILAFTLGSVRWLMKYAGALARVGGGIMVVMGVLLYTNKMTDITKYLIQLFGFNSLL
- a CDS encoding histidine kinase dimerization/phospho-acceptor domain-containing protein, encoding MGGPLHLGTEWKKAQELLQNTQKLSVVGQLAAGVAHEIRNPITAIKGFIQLMKTDLVVKKEYFDIMSSEISRIELILSELLILAKPHAIEFEKKDVRTILAQVITLLETQAIMKNVQITTEFQTAMSLLISR